In the genome of Daucus carota subsp. sativus chromosome 9, DH1 v3.0, whole genome shotgun sequence, the window ATTGtagtaaaataaaatcatttggATTTCGCATTGCAGTAAAATAactcatttttaaatttatataatataaagttGACAtgtatcatttttaaatttatattaaatcaagTTGACATGTAATTGGCGACCgaaaaaatagaaaatgatCTGTTGATGTTGTTAAGTTATCTTAGGAATATATTGCATTCtagtaaaataaaatcatttgagTTTTGCATTGcagtaaaataattaatattcaaaattatataatatcaagTTTATTAGTAATTGGgtcctaaaaaataaaaaatgatttgttggtgTTGTCAAGTTATCTTAGCATGATAGTTGATATGAGCCCAATTTTGGATAAATgagatattatatatgtaaaattatccTTATTgagatattatatatgtaaaattatccTTACACTGACCATTGAAATGAGCTCAATTTTGGATAAATTAGATATTGCATTTGTAATTAAATTGTTCATAatcgataaaatattttttttaagaattaataaataaactggGAATTAATTCTCTTATTCGAAAAAATATATCTGTACGCAATCTGAGGTGtagaaaaacatatttttacatattatttttcattttttttctgaataaaatacaaatgttataattttaatctgaaaagaaaaatctgaaaaataatatatagaataaGTATGTTTGTTTGCAACTCAAATTATGtgaaaaaatctgaaaattattCTGGAATCTAAGATGAAGAGCAGTTGAATGacaataaaattcatttttcgGCTATAAATTTACATTAGAACATCTAAcggataaaaatatattctaatattaaattttgtaatgtGAGCTCATATTCATACGCTAATAACTATTTTTTAGATTAGTGACAAATTCTGATTGATTTCAATTCTATCATATACACAAAAATTTCACCGGTCAAAATTTTCggattaaatgaaaatatttatatttttagaaaaaataataataaataattattagtaTGTGGAGGCAGAAAAAAAACCCTTTTAATATGAGTTTTATATCTAACAGGCCACTCGTTGTGTCGAAATGTCTCATTTGACCCACCCATCTCACTAAAGACTCATTTAGTcaactataaaccaaatatatatcattttagcCACATCattatttatacatttttagttaatcatttttttaaaaatcaatcgtatgtttttttttactacaaaaccacttcgagtactttcataattgtctctagtattaATCAAAATAGTTTGAGAATTTCTAAAACAACATAgctattaagttaaaaaaatatatagctataaatatatacatatttatgtgATCACCCTAGTTGTGTTGCTTTAGTAattctcaaattattttgataaatactaaagACAATTATAAAGGTACTTCAAGTgattttgtagtaaaaaaacaaacggttgatttttgataaatgattaagtaaaaatgtacgaatagtgatgtgggtgaaatgatatatatttggtttatagtgacCTAAATGAGTCCTTAGTGTGATGGGGAGGTCaaatgagatattttgacgAAGGTAgctgtttgatataaaaccccttTTAATATTAACAAACCAAAACTTAAAAACCCAAAAAGCCCGTTCTAGTATTTCGTTTCCAAGATAAATAAGCCCATTAACCCAAATCCTTCGATTAAAACGACACCGTTGTCATCCTCTTCCAGACAACTTTCCTAACCAGTCGCCCAAGAGTAAAAGATAAAAACCCCACTCTTACCACCACTCGTAAAATCAGGAGACGACCAATCTCTACACAGTCCCCTCTTGTCTCTACACTTTTCAGATCACATTTCAAACCCTaaaatctctctccctctatcTCGCTATCTCTCTCCGCCATGTCTTCACGGCGGCTCCTCTCCACTCTCCTCCGCCACTCCTCTCGACGATCTACATTCTCTCCCAAACCACACGCCTCTCGTCTCTCTCCCCGGGCGAGCCGCCCCTCGCCGGCCGGTTTCCTCCTCAACCGCGTCGCTAACTACTCCACCTCCGCCGCCGCGCCGGCGACCACGGTTTCCGCCTCGCCGACCGGAGCCAACGCAGGCAAGATCACCGACGAGTTCACCGGAGCTGGAGCGATCGGGCAGGTGTGTCAGGTCATCGGTGCCGTGGTTGATGTGCGATTCGATGATGGATTGCCGCCGATTCTCACGGCGTTAGAAGTGATGGATAATTCGATTCGATTAGTGCTGGAAGTGGCGCAGCATTTGGGGGAGAATATGGTGAGGACTATTGCTATGGATGGGACTGAGGGACTTGTGAGAGGTCAACGTGTTCTCAATACTGGTTCCCCAATCACTGTAAGCTCATTTCGTTAATTAAATTCCGGTTACTTTTCGGGTTTTCGACGTttttgtatgtgtgtatatgttttCATTTCTAGTTCAAGGTCTTACAAtataatgtgtgtgtatgtgagcATATTATAGCATTTCATAATTGTGTATTGTACAATTTGTTGGATATTTTGTTACCGGTGTTTACTCTAATGAGCTTTAactgagtgtgtgtgtgtgtgtgtgtgtgtgtgtgtgtgtgatatgTGATGTTGAAATATATTGGAATGTCGTAAGAATTCATGTGGATATAAGTttctaatatttgaaaaaaCGAAACTTTAAGAAAAATCTTTAGTGGCATAACGGAATTAAGATATAAAAGGTGGATTAGTAAACAAGGAAATTTGGTTTTTTAAGtggatatatttttttcactaaAAATAAAggtcttttaaaaaatatgaccTTGAAATTAGGCTTTAATTCTGTTTACTCTTTTTGAAGAAAGTTATTATACCATTTACAGTGTAGATCATGAGTTGTACTATAAATAgagtttattattataaatattgttgCTTTGTGGGCGAATGTCCTAAATGTACATTTGATATTGTACTTTTTTCAGTTCACGGGGTTAACTTGTGTTTTCCTTGAAAATGTAGGTGCCTGTGGGTAGAGCTACCCTTGGTCGTATTATGAATGTTATTGGAGAGCCTATTGATCATAGAGGCGATATTAGTAAGTTAATAATCCTTGTCTGTTTCTTTTAATAATGAGATTTTAAAGTCAGTAGAAACACATGTCTTATTTTCTACCATCAACTGTAACAGAAACCGACCATTCCCTGCCAATTCATAGAGAAGCTCCTGCATTTGTTGAGCAGGCCACCGAACAGCAGATTCTTGTTACAGGAATTAAGGTAAGTTATCCGTTATTCTCCTGTTCTGACTTGTTAATACTTTCTATACACTCTGGTAGGAAGTCTAAGCATCATAAAATTATCCTTATATTCTTTGTACTGATAGATTTAACAATTGTTGAACCTTGTGATGTTTTCTAATTAGGTTGTTGATCTCCTTGCACCGTATCAAAGAGGTGGAAAGATTGGTCTTTTTGGTGGTGCTGGAGTGGGAAAAACTGTGCTTATTATGGAACTTATTAACAATGTTGCAAAAGCCCATGGTTGGTTTTTGCTCAAGTGCCCTTCTTAACATGTTTATCAATCAGGTTCTATATTGATTCCGCATTACTTGTGTGCAGGCGGTTTCTCTGTCTTTGCTGGTGTTGGTGAGCGTACACGAGAAGGTAATGATTTATACAGAGAAATGATTGAAAGTGGTGTGATCAAGCTGGGAGAGAAGCAGGTTCCTTAACTTATTGATCACTATTTACCCTCATATCTTCATGCTTATTCATTTAACTTAGTGAACATTTGATTTATTCTTTTCACTTATGTAGAGTGAAAGCAAATGCGCTCTTGTGTATGGTCAAATGAATGAACCCCCTGGTGCACGTGCTCGTGTCGGCCTTACTGGACTAACAGTTGCTGAACATTTCAGAGATGCTGAGGGTCAAGATGTGCTTCTTTTCATTGACAATATTTTCAGATTTACACAGGTGCTCATGCCTTCTCAGAACGATTTGggtttaatatcatttttagcGTGCAATCATCATTATGTCGTCTTTTGTTTAAATGAAGAgagttaaattatttttttacatgtttatatGTGGGGCTAGTAGATTATTAAATAAGtagtatatttataataaaccAATTTGTTATGGGCCTTAAGCTGTTAGATTAGTTTATTAGGGCTTGTTATTCCTATATGGACCTTAAGCTGTTAGATTATTTTATTAGGGTTATTATTTCTATATAAGCATTGTAATACCCATATATCATGGTAGACTTGATTATAagaaattatcaaatattaaaactGGGTCTCTTTCATAAGTTGTGATACGTTACTTTCTTTGGGAGACCCTCGGGTAGTGGGTTTTCTGCGGTTTATCCACCCAAGTTATATCAATTTATCGTTTTGTTTCTAATATTCCATCTTTCTGAAACTGTCCTGCATCATGTAACATCCTACAGGCTAACTCAGAGGTGTCTGCTCTGCTGGGTCGTATCCCATCTGCCGTCGGTTATCAACCAACTTTGGCTACTGATCTCGGAGGACTTCAAGAGCGTATTACTACAACAAAGAAAGGATCTATCACTTCTGTTCAAGCTATTTATGTGCCTGCTGATGACTTGACTGATCCAGCTCCTGCAACAACTTTTGCTCACTTGGATGCCACAACTGTGTTGTCTCGTCAGGTCTGCCATAACTTGTGCTGGCACAATTATTTCTTTATGTTATaaatattgttaatatttttcatctttcTCAAATTTTCAGATCTCCGAGCTTGGTATCTATCCAGCTGTCGACCCTCTTGACTCTACATCTCGTATGCTTTCTCCTCATATTTTGGGGGAGGAACATTACAATACTGCTCGTGGTGTACAAAAAGTGCTTCAGAATTACAAGAATTTGCAAGATATTATTGCTATTTTGGGGATGGACGAGCTAAGTGAAGACGACAAGTTGACAGTTGCTCGTGCTCGCAAAATTCAAAGGTTCTTGAGCCAGCCTTTCCATGTTGCAGAAGTTTTCACTGGTGCTCCTGGAAAGTACGTGGAGTTGAAGGAGAGCATTACCAGCTTCCAGGTGAGTTGGTTTGTAATAATTTGGTTTGTGGACCCCTTTACCTTTGAATGATGCCAATTAGATTTCATTGTTTGCCTGAAAACTTATGTCTAATGGTAGTTGCCATATCTAATTCCTGAATATTGGTAATTATTACGGATAACACATATGAGTTCTTGATGGATTAGCTGCACTCATGTAGGAAATATTgacattaaaatttattgatagTTTGTGTCTTTGTGAGCATTTCTGTTCAGATGCTTTATGTTTCTAATATCTATAATTTAATTAGCCAAGGATTTGCTGTTGAAAATCTTCTTGTAATGTCAAATTCTTCAATTATGTCAACACAATTTtcctttttattaattttttatattaagcaGGCATTATATGTGTACATCTATGTCACGGTATTGTTTCTTACTTTCCTGTTTTCATCAGGGTGTTTTGGATGGGAAGTTTGATGACCTTTCAGAACAGTCATTTTACATGGTTGGAGGAATTGAAGAGGTTATGGCCAAGGCAGAGAAGATTGCCAAGGAGAATGCCGCCTCGGCAAATTAATCTGGGACTTCCCCCCTTTCTTGACAATTACGAAATTTATTACCTTTGCTTAAATTGGCGATGTAAGCGCCAGGAATTTTATTTCCTGAACCAATTGTGTTGGGTTTTTGCTTCTGATTACAAGATTGTGATAGGGAAACAGAGTGGAGTGCCATCAATAGAAAGCCCCCCTTCTGTTTTAATATATCACCTAATAAGGGGGATAAGGTGGACATGCATATTTTTCTTTAGTTCATTGGATGTGTTACATGATATCCCTCCCAGGACTCCGTATTACTCCAAAAAGTTTTCTGAAGTTGCGTTGTTACTTTTCAAGAAAGAATGAATTTAGGTTAACTTTCTATTTGTATTTCGACTTTTTGAAGTAGAgggattaaattttaaatctagGTGGTTAGAAATGTAATCGCTGAACGAATAAAAGCCAGGAACATTAACCCAAAACATTGCCCAAATGTTATTATAGTCCACTGAATCTTAAAAGGCTCCATCTATTAGTATCCACCAAGACTATGAGAATTTATCATATAATGGGTGATGTAACCCAGAAAAATAATCACTCAGCTCGATCCGTCTACGTTTCACGTGATTGATAAATTCGTTTTGAAACAAATTAATTGAAACTTGCCGAGATTTCTACTTGATATTCATTTCGTATGATTGATAAATTCGTTTCGAAGCCAAATCAAGTGAGACTCTGCATGGACACAAAATTATCATATAATGTTTCTCGATAGATATTGGAGTAAACTTTATAACTAATGCGCTAAAGCAGTACTGAAACCCACGATACTTAAAAATGATACACGCGAACCATTCGTTTGGAAACGCCCCGCTTAAAAATTCGTCAAAATTCGATTTAGGACGGGTTTGATTCGGCCCGGACCAACCCGTTATATTTTACGAAACGATCGGTCCATGAATTAACAAGCCACAGACATAATGACCCGGGGTTCGACGAACGAACAAATTCGGCGAAGTCAACGAGCCGAGTCAATGAGCTAGATTTGGCCCGCGAATCAGATTCAGTCCGcgagttttttatttttgtaattttaaaatttgtctggtgtagttttattttttttatgtatcgaTGCGGTTTGTTTCGTTTTTTTTAGAGAGGAGTCCTCTcaaattatttgtaaaatatctttttaattaataaaatttatacgaAGTACCGttctctttatttttattttaattaatatatatgtgataatttaAGATAACTGAACACGAATATAGGAGTTAACCGGACGCGAATTATTCGCGAATCACTAATTGATTCATGAATCGCGAATAATTCGCGGTTTAAAGCTGGCTGAGTAGGTATGTTCgtcttgaatattttttttttggacttcttttatttacaaaataataaatttatttaaaaatattttgattaaatgtaattgaaatataaaattaaaattataaaaaaataataaaaatgtatcGTTTCAACTCGTGAACCCACGAATCGGTTCACGAGTACGAGTTGATTCACTAGTATTCGGCCCGGAACCGGATTGACCCGCGTAACCAAGCGGGCCGGTTACGAATTATATAGTTGTAACCGGGCATGATGGAAATTCGGTCCCGACCGCCAGTTTGACCACCTCTAGGAAGTACATTTTACAAAAATCaaccttattttttttattttcctcaatttcttgttattttcattttcaattttgataattccAAATATAACCTCTAAATTTAAATagattgataaataattatgtGAGTTTTGATTATTAGGAAAACCACAATCAGTACTAATTATTAGGAAAACCACAATCAGTGAATTAAagtacaattttttattaaacaatttttgttaaacaaatataaatactcATTAATTTTTGACAGGAGGAACCAATTTCGCGGGAGCCGCCCTTGACCATCTCTCTCGATCGAGTCTCTCTGATGACCTCGAGCACGCTCCTCCTCCGGCGCGTCCTCTCCACCGCCGCTGCTCTCCGTCAAACCAGCGCCTCTCTCCACCCAGTCTCTCTCTCCTCAATCTCTCCCGCCGCCGAGTCTCTCTTCCACGTCTCTCTCGACGTCTCCTCCTCTCCCTCTCTCGTCTCCTCCTACACTCGGCCCGGCCAGTACCTCCAGCTTCGCCTACCTCATAATAACAGATCGACGTTATTAGCGATTGCTTCGCCGCCGTCGCTCGCGGAATCGAGCGGCGTGTTTGAGTTTCTGGTGAAGAGTGTGCGTGGATCGACGGCCGAGATGTTGTGTGAATTGAAGGAAGGTGATATCGTTGAATTGAGTCACGCAATCGGGAACGGTTTCGAGGTCGAAGAGATTCGACGGTGTGAGACTGTGTTTATTTTCGCTACGGGATCTGGAATTAGGTAAATTGTTTTTATTCCATGAAATTATGTTAAATTTAAGCgtgatactttttttttttgaattttgtttgagTTGGTTGCTAGTTTGTTgtttcggttgcggttttctGAGGTGTAGGCAGAGTTTATATAACGTCGAAATGACTAGGTGAGATAGGAATGAAATGAggaattatttgatttaatagCTGCAACTGTGCCTCCAGTTGCTATGACTTTTGTTCATTTACGTATTAATACACAATAGTTTTGTTTGAATTACTAGCTAGGTTTGTGCAATTGGTTGCAATTGTTTTGAATCAACAGCATCAATAACTGAATAGAATGAGCCTGAAGATTGGAATGAATTTACATATTTCTCAAATTAATAGCTACCTGCCGACCATTGTGTTCCTGGTTGCTATGGATTATGTTCATTAACACGTTATGATATGGCAGTCCTGTTCGGACTGATGACTAGTTTTTTGCTTTCTGTTGCTGTTTTATACTCTAGTATGTATACAAATACAATGAATGGAATGATGTAGGAATGAAATGAGAAGCTGTGAAGAGAATGGAAGAGGAAAGTGTAAAAAAAAGAAGGGAAACAGCGATAATTAGTACCTACACTGCTGCTTGTGATTGCGTTTTTCCTGTATATCAGGATGTATAGAACAAACTAGGTATGAGTGAATCACTAGTTGAGATAGGAATGAAATGGGAAACCGCGAATATATGAAAGGTTAAAGTAAAGTGCTGAAGAAAGAAAAGgatataaattacaaatattcTTATGCAATATTACCTAGTTTGGTTCTTCTGCTTGTTTGTTATATAATGATATCCACACCCTTTTAAATCTCGATTTGGTTTGGTTGGAAGAAATTAGAATTGTCGTAGAAAGTAAATGAGGAAttgtgaaaagaaagaaaagacaGAGAATTGTAAAAAAAAGAAGACTGGAAGAGTGAATGAAAGGTACAATTATCCCAGGATGAGCTTTGCGAAAGACGTGAGTTGGggcagtttttttttataaatagaatgGAGGAAGAACTgaaaattattatcattttcctaagaaaaagtttaaatattatttcattcTCGCCCAGTCATTTCTTTCCGGGTGAACACAACCTCAATTATTTGTTTATCAAACATAAATATGAAGTATGaattagtaatatatttatgcacaataTCTGAATTTGCAAATCCAGTAGAATACAAGTAGAGTGTAGGGGAAAAAAATAGGGCGGTGTTCTCAAATGCTCCGAGTTCTTTATAAGCTCAGACGTCTGTTAATTGGACTGACATGGGATTTGATATGACTTTGTGCTTCTTCCTTGTAATATAAATTGCTTGATGCTAATAAGTCACAGTAATCCCATTGTAAATTCTTTTATTGTTTCATAATTCTGTATCTAGAACTATTGTTGCTCGTCATTTTTAGCGTGGAAGTCATAATATCATAAGTTGTTGCCAATAACTGATAACTAATATCACTTTCCTGAAACTGAAGATTAAATTTCTAccctttttaatatatatttcaatatttaaaaCTGTGGATCCTAGAAGCCCATTTTTTAAATCCCTGTGAATGCATTGCTGAAGAATGATTTGGCCTATgctgtatatatattatgcatctGTAGAAATCACAATAATTAACTTATGCAACAGAATTGTTTCATACTGACCTAATCTCGAATATTACAAGAATCCTCACCTATGGTGGAACTTGCCACTTAGTGTCTGTTACATTACTACTTATAGGCACATCACATAGTATGTCGGTTTTGGTGATGGCTTTACGTAGTATGTCGGTTTTGGTGATGGCCTTATATGTAAACACCATCTTTGTTGCTGCCAATTTTGTACCATCTAAATTAGCAAACAAtggaaaaatataattctatctCTATTGGTATATATTTGTACCATTGCGTTGGCCGTTGCATATAATTCAAAAGCATTATAAGCTTtgatattatcaaaaataaaatacagagaAATAAGAATATAGACCTGTCAGGTTGTAGTATTTGTGCGAAAGATGCGTCGAAACCTATGTTAGCCGGACTCGGctaaaagtgtccaacatggatacGTGTCAGAGTGTTGGACTTGGCAATATTCTGaacattttacatgtttttggcttaaaataagtgtcagAGTGTCCATGCCCATGtccgagtgtccgacacgggtaattgaggcaaaatgaagagtcggGGTAACATAAGTCGAAACTATACAGTTATACTAGAAGTAGATACATGCCTCTTTGAACTACTTAGACCATGTCCAACCCATAATGCTAAAATAGTGTAAATATTCTACCATTATAGTGTGGAAGTTACAATATTTGCAAAACCAACTCTTACCCATTTacactatatattacacaaaagaATATTTTGTCTATAACAAAGATATATTCTTCCTAAGTTCTCAAAAGTACTGCTTTTTTGGGATATAATAGGATATAAAGggaataaaatttttttttgttaacaaATATAATcgtgacaccaaatttggtgtcagatGTTCATTTGGTGTTTTTTAAAAACTTTTGGAGTCGGGTGGAGCTGATTTTACACTAAATTTTATTGTGTTATAGTGTTGTGTTGGACATCCGCGTATATTATACTGTTTGGAAATTACTAATAGGCAATGGTAGTAGTTAAGAGTGCAGTAGGCCAAATGAGTAATTTCACATTCAGTCTGTAAATAGCACTCTTGTTTGTACTTCTTATTTGTGATATGAAATGGATGTATTTACACCAACCTCCTCTTCCTCTATAAGTGATATTCACTTTCTCTCTCCATGGTTTCTActttaatctctctctctctctctctttctctgcTTAATTtctctcataatctcatttctttCAGTATCTTTTTATATTCTTTATGGTCTTCTTCTAATCTGTCTATTTCTCTATTCTATGTTAATTACTGCATTATAACTAGAAAACACCAAAAACAGTCGCCTTTACAGTTCAGGAACCTATAGTTTCCAACATATACTATTATGCTTGAAGTAGATACTCAAGTCATACAAACTACTGTTGTTCTCTTTGTATTTTGAGcagtaaataatatttatgagttaGCTTTCCTGACTAAAACACTTGCATTCTAATAGATCTGATGGCTAGAAATAttatgtgttattttataaaaacaatgacTAAAATCAACACTCAAGTCATTTTTGGCGAACTTGTTAAGTATAGAGATTGCTCATTCTGTACTCCCCAGGATCGCCTTATTGTCCAAACCTGCTTTTCGGTATGTTTTTCTTTGATATGGTAGTGATCCCCCTTTTTGTCTCATGCAGCCCAATCCGATCTCTAATTGAGACGGGGTTCAACGCTGACGAGAGGTCTGATGTGAGACTCTACTATGGTGCAAGAAACCTTATTAGAATGGCTTACCAGGTTGGTTAGTATGTTGCTAATCATGTGAATGTTTTCTTATTCTGACCTGTAACAAAATGATTAATCTCAAACATTTAACTTTGACAAATTGACTTTAAGCTTGTCTGTCTTTTATTATGCTAGGATAGGTTCAAAGATTGGGAATCATCCGGAGTTAGAATTGTGCCTGTATTATCTCAACCGAGTGATAACTGGACCGGTGAACGCGGCTTTGTACAGGTAACTAGTGTATTTACTTTACACCTCCCTAGGCTTTCTGACGTGTGTTGCTGTAGCACTGTTAATATTCAAGTTGAAGTGTTCTAAAAACGTATTAATTGCAGGCCGCTTTTTCTAGATCCAAAAAAATTTACAACCCTCATTCTACTGGTGCAGTGCTCTGCGGTCATAGACAAATGGCTGAGGTCAGTTATCAGTACTAGCAATATAATTTGTTGTTTTGCTTTGGTTAAGTTATTGCTGATTTGATCTTTCTTGCAATCAAGCATTTTATTTCTGGCAAGTTCAGACTGACTCTGCTTTTTGATCAAGCACTCTAACGGTCTAACCCTTAAACCTTGTTAGCCACTGCATCCATCACTAGCATGAAGATCTGGATACCTTGGTTATCTTTTAGATAGATTTTATAGAATAATTGTGTTTCCCAGAGTATAATAGTATTGtactttgattttgatttttaaaaatatgagcaAACtgaattttagaaataaatctTCGGGGCTGATGGATAACAGATATCAATTATCTGTAATTCTATAAATTTACTGTGAAACGCCTATTCTTTAGAGGCATGCCCAattgaatttatcaaaaaaacacTTAATTATTCAGCAAGATGTACTATAGACTGGTAGGTGATATTAGAGGATAATTCtttttgttttccaacttcTGTCCAAAGAATATTTTAATGGTCATAGTTATTTTGTATGTATTTTGTAGGATATCACTTCTGCTCTTGTGTCTGATGGAGTTTCTATTAGGAAAATTTTGAAGAACATCTAATGGTAGTCAGCTAAGTTTGTTGTATCATTGCTGAGGAACAGATAAATTATTCCATTACTCATTCTGCAGTGCTAGGTGTTACAGTTGCAAAATAATATCAgatctctaaaaatattagaGACACTTGGAGGTTTTTTCCCCTTATCAA includes:
- the LOC108202749 gene encoding ATP synthase subunit beta, mitochondrial — its product is MSSRRLLSTLLRHSSRRSTFSPKPHASRLSPRASRPSPAGFLLNRVANYSTSAAAPATTVSASPTGANAGKITDEFTGAGAIGQVCQVIGAVVDVRFDDGLPPILTALEVMDNSIRLVLEVAQHLGENMVRTIAMDGTEGLVRGQRVLNTGSPITVPVGRATLGRIMNVIGEPIDHRGDIKTDHSLPIHREAPAFVEQATEQQILVTGIKVVDLLAPYQRGGKIGLFGGAGVGKTVLIMELINNVAKAHGGFSVFAGVGERTREGNDLYREMIESGVIKLGEKQSESKCALVYGQMNEPPGARARVGLTGLTVAEHFRDAEGQDVLLFIDNIFRFTQANSEVSALLGRIPSAVGYQPTLATDLGGLQERITTTKKGSITSVQAIYVPADDLTDPAPATTFAHLDATTVLSRQISELGIYPAVDPLDSTSRMLSPHILGEEHYNTARGVQKVLQNYKNLQDIIAILGMDELSEDDKLTVARARKIQRFLSQPFHVAEVFTGAPGKYVELKESITSFQGVLDGKFDDLSEQSFYMVGGIEEVMAKAEKIAKENAASAN
- the LOC108200497 gene encoding fruit protein pKIWI502; the encoded protein is MTSSTLLLRRVLSTAAALRQTSASLHPVSLSSISPAAESLFHVSLDVSSSPSLVSSYTRPGQYLQLRLPHNNRSTLLAIASPPSLAESSGVFEFLVKSVRGSTAEMLCELKEGDIVELSHAIGNGFEVEEIRRCETVFIFATGSGISPIRSLIETGFNADERSDVRLYYGARNLIRMAYQDRFKDWESSGVRIVPVLSQPSDNWTGERGFVQAAFSRSKKIYNPHSTGAVLCGHRQMAEDITSALVSDGVSIRKILKNI